In Chanodichthys erythropterus isolate Z2021 chromosome 9, ASM2448905v1, whole genome shotgun sequence, a genomic segment contains:
- the npy8br gene encoding neuropeptide Y receptor Y8b, whose protein sequence is MERSHLNNSSGSWLLEDPVCPTSLSSTTFLIVAYSTMLAVGLVGNTCLVLVITRQKEMRNVTNIFIVNLSCSDILVCLVCLPVTIIYTLMDRWILGEALCKVTPFVQCMSVTVSIFSMVLIALERHQLIIHPTGWKPVVRHSYLAVAVIWIVACFISLPFLSFNILTNSPFHNLSLPFNPFSDHFICIEQWPSEGNRLTYTTTLLLCQYCLPLALILVCYFRIFLRLSRRKDMVERARGGRQKKAKGSKRVNAMLASIVAAFALCWLPLNVFNTVFDWNHEAIPVCQHDAIFSACHLTAMASTCVNPVIYGFLNNNFQKELKSLLSRCRCWGPPESYESFPLSTVSTGITKGSILSNGSTSTYQPHKKNSLEQKEAV, encoded by the coding sequence ATGGAGCGGTCTCATCTGAACAACAGCTCCGGGTCTTGGTTATTAGAGGATCCCGTCTGTCCAACCTCTCTCAGCAGCACCACTTTCCTTATTGTAGCATACAGCACCATGTTAGCGGTGGGCCTGGTGGGCAACACTTGCCTGGTCTTAGTCATCACACGACAGAAAGAGATGCGCAACGTGACCAACATCTTCATCGTAAACCTCTCATGCTCCGATATCCTTGTTTGCCTGGTGTGTTTGCCCGTCACCATTATCTACACCCTAATGGATCGCTGGATTTTGGGCGAAGCTCTGTGTAAGGTGACGCCATTCGTCCAGTGTATGTCCGTCACGGTTTCGATTTTCTCCATGGTTCTCATCGCCTTGGAAAGGCACCAGCTCATCATCCATCCCACCGGTTGGAAGCCAGTCGTCAGACACTCCTACCTGGCTGTAGCGGTTATCTGGATCGTAGCGTGTTTTATCTCCCTTCCGTTCCTTTCCTTCAACATCCTCACAAACTCGCCCTTCCACAACCTCAGTCTTCCCTTCAACCCCTTCAGCGATCACTTCATCTGCATAGAGCAGTGGCCGTCTGAGGGCAACCGGCTCACTTATACCACAACGCTGCTGCTGTGCCAGTACTGCTTACCGTTGGCGCTCATTCTAGTCTGCTATTTCCGCATATTCCTGCGTCTCAGCCGGCGTAAAGACATGGTCGAAAGGGCTCGAGGTGGACGGCAGAAAAAGGCCAAAGGCTCAAAGCGAGTCAACGCCATGCTAGCCTCAATCGTAGCAGCTTTCGCCCTCTGTTGGCTGCCGCTGAATGTTTTCAACACAGTTTTTGACTGGAACCACGAGGCCATTCCCGTATGCCAGCATGATGCTATTTTCTCAGCTTGTCACCTCACCGCCATGGCGTCGACATGTGTCAATCCAGTGATCTATGGGTTCCTGAACAATAACTTCCAGAAGGAGCTGAAATCGCTGCTTTCCAGATGCCGCTGCTGGGGGCCGCCCGAGAGTTACGAGAGTTTCCCTTTGTCCACGGTCAGTACGGGCATTACTAAAGGCTCCATCCTGAGCAATGGCTCCACTAGCACTTACCAACCGCACAAGAAAAACAGTTTGGAACAGAAAGAGGCCGTTTAA